The following are from one region of the Littorina saxatilis isolate snail1 linkage group LG2, US_GU_Lsax_2.0, whole genome shotgun sequence genome:
- the LOC138955996 gene encoding complement C1q-like protein 4, protein MYVCLFVATAVERKMASFQLGVLFAGLFLLILWGPSGACMYVAFSAGLSDNVKLQANDKLRYDRVTTNVGSALNATTGMFTCPQSGLYQFHVHAFPIRGLRLWMSLYLKDIPIISVYAESQSSGGHSVVVFVNKGDTVYVAAKVPSKMYGGSNDIYTTFTGYLISPYLN, encoded by the exons atgtatgtatgtttgtttgttgctacAGCTGTGGAACGGAAGATGGCGTCCTTTCAACTAGGAGTGTTGTTCGCTGGACTCTTCCTTTTGATCCTGTGGGGCCCAAGTGGTgcttgtatgt ACGTGGCGTTCTCAGCTGGGCTGTCTGACAACGTCAAGCTGCAAGCAAATGACAAACTGCGCTACGATCGTGTTACCACCAATGTGGGTTCTGCTTTGAACGCTACCACCGGAATGTTCACCTGTCCTCAG AGTGGGCTGTACCAGTTTCACGTGCACGCTTTCCCGATTCGTGGCTTGAGACTCTGGATGTCGCTGTACCTGAAAGACATTCCCATCATCTCTGTGTACGCAGAGAGTCAAAGCTCTGGTG GTCACTCAGTAGTCGTCTTTGTGAACAAAGGGGACACAGTATACGTGGCGGCCAAGGTACCCAGCAAAATGTATGGAGGCTCAAACGATATCTACACAACGTTCACTGGCTATCTCATCTCTCCCTACCTCAACTGA